A segment of the Nitrospinota bacterium genome:
GTTATTGCCAGCCCTAGACCCATTCCCTTATTCTTGGTAGTAAAAAAAGGGTTGAATATATTCTGCAGTCCTTCTTTATCTATACCTTTGCCCGTATCCCTCAACTCTATCTGAAGAAAATCTCTTTTATTATGCCTCTTCCTTCTACTGATTACGTCCAATTTTCCATTATTTCCAGTAGCATGAATAGCATTTTGAAAAAGATTCAAGAAGACCTGTTTTACCTGTTCTTCGTTGACTAATATAGGAGGAAGTTCCCTATCAAGTTCCTTATGGATTGAAATATTTTTGTATGCTGCTTCATTTTCAATAAAAGATAACATTTTTTCTATGATGCGGTTAATATCATAAAAATCCATCTTATTGTCTGGGGGTCTGGCAAAATCTAAAAGCCTATTCAGAAGATTGTCTAATCGATTTACCTCATCAACTGCAATATTATGAAAATTTTCTCTGAATTCTTTATCATCATATTTTTCAGGGAGTAATTGTAAAAATGCCTTTATGGATACCAATGGATTCCTTATTTCATGAACAATTCCTGTCGTCATCGTACCTATTGTAGCTAGTCTATCAGCTCTTTGCAGATACTTTTTAAATTCAACTAAATCATTATGTAATTTTTCATTATCTATTATAAGCGCAATTTGAAATCCAATCGTCTTTATAGATTCAAGGTCTTTTAAAGAAAGTTTGATTTTATTTTTATTGATTAAGGTCAAGGTCCCAAAAGCTTTTCCCTTGGTTACTAATGGAATATCCATGAAAAATGTTATTTTTTCATCTCTCAGTAACGACTTCAGTTTCGCTGGAAACTCATCTACATTCTGAACAATGATCATCCTTTGTGTTTTGAATCTTTTTCCAACAAACCGTTTACCAATTTTTATCTTAGAAAATTGAGTCAAAAAATTATCAGATAGCCCTTTGTGAACCATCAGAGTCAATTCCTTTTTCTCTTCATTCAAGAGGCTGATATACCCTCCATCCAATTGAAAAATCTTTATAATTCTTCCTAATATCTGATTTAAAAATTTTGAAAGGTTGATTGTATCATTTCTAATATCCAAAATAGTCTTGAGTATAGAAATCTTTGTTTCATCCTTCTTTACTTTTCTATGTCGAACTCTTTTTTTGTTATTTTTT
Coding sequences within it:
- a CDS encoding ATP-binding protein, whose product is MASERNKKIKNNKKRVRHRKVKKDETKISILKTILDIRNDTINLSKFLNQILGRIIKIFQLDGGYISLLNEEKKELTLMVHKGLSDNFLTQFSKIKIGKRFVGKRFKTQRMIIVQNVDEFPAKLKSLLRDEKITFFMDIPLVTKGKAFGTLTLINKNKIKLSLKDLESIKTIGFQIALIIDNEKLHNDLVEFKKYLQRADRLATIGTMTTGIVHEIRNPLVSIKAFLQLLPEKYDDKEFRENFHNIAVDEVNRLDNLLNRLLDFARPPDNKMDFYDINRIIEKMLSFIENEAAYKNISIHKELDRELPPILVNEEQVKQVFLNLFQNAIHATGNNGKLDVISRRKRHNKRDFLQIELRDTGKGIDKEGLQNIFNPFFTTKNKGMGLGLAIT